From the Diceros bicornis minor isolate mBicDic1 chromosome 19, mDicBic1.mat.cur, whole genome shotgun sequence genome, one window contains:
- the STX16 gene encoding syntaxin-16 isoform X1, with amino-acid sequence MATRRLTDAFLLLRNNSIQNRQLLAEQVSSHTTSSPLHSRSIAALADDRMALVSGISLDPEAAIGVTKRSPPKWVDGVDEIQYDVGRIKQKMKELASLHDQHLNRPTLDDSSEQEHAIEITTQEITQLFHRCQRAVQALPSRARRACSEQEERLLRNVVASLAQALQELSTSFRHAQSGYLKRVKNREERSQHFFDTSVPLMDEGDDNTLYDRGFTGDQLVLVEQNTLMVEEREREIRQIVQSISDLNEIFRDLGAMIVEQGTVLDRIDYNVEQSCIKTEDGLKQLHKAEQYQKKNRKMLVILVLFVIIIVLTVVLVSVKSH; translated from the exons ATGGCCACCAGGCGTTTAACCGACGCTTTCTTGTTGTTGCGGAATAATTCCATCCAAAACCGGCAGCTGTTAGCCGAGCAAGTGAGTAGTCACACCACCTCCAGCCCTCTGCATTCACGTAGCATTGCTGCG CTTGCTGACGACCGTATGGCTCTGGTGTCAGGCATTAGCTTAGATCCAGAAGCAGCAATTGGTGTGACAAAACGATCACCTCCGaaatgggtggatggagtggATGAA ATACAATACGATGTTGGCCGGATTAAACAGAAGATGAAGGAATTAGCCAGCCTTCATGACCAGCATTTGAACAGACCAACCCTGGATGACAGCAGTGAGCAGGAGCACGCCATTGAAATAACTACCCAAGAGATCACTCAG CTCTTCCACAGATGCCAGCGTGCAGTGCAGGCTCTGCCCAGCCGGGCCCGCCGGGCCTGCTCCGAGCAGGAAGAGCGGCTCCTTCGCAACGTGGTGGCCTCCCTGGCGCAGGCTCTGCAGGAGCTGTCCACCAGCTTCCGGCACGCACAGTCAGGCTACCTTAAAC GCGTGAAGAATCGAGAGGAAAGATCTCAGCATTTTTTTGATACATCAGTACCACTAATGGATGAAGGAGACGATAATACTCTTTATGATCGG gGTTTTACAGGTGACCAGTTAGTGCTGGTGGAGCAGAATACACTGATGGTGGAAGAGAGGGAGCGGGAGATCCGCCAGATTGTACAGTCTATTTCTGACCTAAATGAAATCTTTAGGGACTTAGGAGCAATGATTGTAGAACAG GGTACAGTCCTTGATAGAATTGACTATAATGTTGAACAGTCCTGTATCAAAACTGAAGATGGCTTGAAACAGCTTCACAAG GCAGAGCAGTATCAAAAGAAGAATCGGAAGATGCTTGTGATTTTAGTATTATTTGTCATCATCATTGTCCTCACTGTTGTCCTCGTCAGCGTGAAGTCTCACTGA
- the STX16 gene encoding syntaxin-16 isoform X2, whose amino-acid sequence MATRRLTDAFLLLRNNSIQNRQLLAEQLADDRMALVSGISLDPEAAIGVTKRSPPKWVDGVDEIQYDVGRIKQKMKELASLHDQHLNRPTLDDSSEQEHAIEITTQEITQLFHRCQRAVQALPSRARRACSEQEERLLRNVVASLAQALQELSTSFRHAQSGYLKRVKNREERSQHFFDTSVPLMDEGDDNTLYDRGFTGDQLVLVEQNTLMVEEREREIRQIVQSISDLNEIFRDLGAMIVEQGTVLDRIDYNVEQSCIKTEDGLKQLHKAEQYQKKNRKMLVILVLFVIIIVLTVVLVSVKSH is encoded by the exons ATGGCCACCAGGCGTTTAACCGACGCTTTCTTGTTGTTGCGGAATAATTCCATCCAAAACCGGCAGCTGTTAGCCGAGCAA CTTGCTGACGACCGTATGGCTCTGGTGTCAGGCATTAGCTTAGATCCAGAAGCAGCAATTGGTGTGACAAAACGATCACCTCCGaaatgggtggatggagtggATGAA ATACAATACGATGTTGGCCGGATTAAACAGAAGATGAAGGAATTAGCCAGCCTTCATGACCAGCATTTGAACAGACCAACCCTGGATGACAGCAGTGAGCAGGAGCACGCCATTGAAATAACTACCCAAGAGATCACTCAG CTCTTCCACAGATGCCAGCGTGCAGTGCAGGCTCTGCCCAGCCGGGCCCGCCGGGCCTGCTCCGAGCAGGAAGAGCGGCTCCTTCGCAACGTGGTGGCCTCCCTGGCGCAGGCTCTGCAGGAGCTGTCCACCAGCTTCCGGCACGCACAGTCAGGCTACCTTAAAC GCGTGAAGAATCGAGAGGAAAGATCTCAGCATTTTTTTGATACATCAGTACCACTAATGGATGAAGGAGACGATAATACTCTTTATGATCGG gGTTTTACAGGTGACCAGTTAGTGCTGGTGGAGCAGAATACACTGATGGTGGAAGAGAGGGAGCGGGAGATCCGCCAGATTGTACAGTCTATTTCTGACCTAAATGAAATCTTTAGGGACTTAGGAGCAATGATTGTAGAACAG GGTACAGTCCTTGATAGAATTGACTATAATGTTGAACAGTCCTGTATCAAAACTGAAGATGGCTTGAAACAGCTTCACAAG GCAGAGCAGTATCAAAAGAAGAATCGGAAGATGCTTGTGATTTTAGTATTATTTGTCATCATCATTGTCCTCACTGTTGTCCTCGTCAGCGTGAAGTCTCACTGA
- the STX16 gene encoding syntaxin-16 isoform X3, which translates to MALVSGISLDPEAAIGVTKRSPPKWVDGVDEIQYDVGRIKQKMKELASLHDQHLNRPTLDDSSEQEHAIEITTQEITQLFHRCQRAVQALPSRARRACSEQEERLLRNVVASLAQALQELSTSFRHAQSGYLKRVKNREERSQHFFDTSVPLMDEGDDNTLYDRGFTGDQLVLVEQNTLMVEEREREIRQIVQSISDLNEIFRDLGAMIVEQGTVLDRIDYNVEQSCIKTEDGLKQLHKAEQYQKKNRKMLVILVLFVIIIVLTVVLVSVKSH; encoded by the exons ATGGCTCTGGTGTCAGGCATTAGCTTAGATCCAGAAGCAGCAATTGGTGTGACAAAACGATCACCTCCGaaatgggtggatggagtggATGAA ATACAATACGATGTTGGCCGGATTAAACAGAAGATGAAGGAATTAGCCAGCCTTCATGACCAGCATTTGAACAGACCAACCCTGGATGACAGCAGTGAGCAGGAGCACGCCATTGAAATAACTACCCAAGAGATCACTCAG CTCTTCCACAGATGCCAGCGTGCAGTGCAGGCTCTGCCCAGCCGGGCCCGCCGGGCCTGCTCCGAGCAGGAAGAGCGGCTCCTTCGCAACGTGGTGGCCTCCCTGGCGCAGGCTCTGCAGGAGCTGTCCACCAGCTTCCGGCACGCACAGTCAGGCTACCTTAAAC GCGTGAAGAATCGAGAGGAAAGATCTCAGCATTTTTTTGATACATCAGTACCACTAATGGATGAAGGAGACGATAATACTCTTTATGATCGG gGTTTTACAGGTGACCAGTTAGTGCTGGTGGAGCAGAATACACTGATGGTGGAAGAGAGGGAGCGGGAGATCCGCCAGATTGTACAGTCTATTTCTGACCTAAATGAAATCTTTAGGGACTTAGGAGCAATGATTGTAGAACAG GGTACAGTCCTTGATAGAATTGACTATAATGTTGAACAGTCCTGTATCAAAACTGAAGATGGCTTGAAACAGCTTCACAAG GCAGAGCAGTATCAAAAGAAGAATCGGAAGATGCTTGTGATTTTAGTATTATTTGTCATCATCATTGTCCTCACTGTTGTCCTCGTCAGCGTGAAGTCTCACTGA